The stretch of DNA GCCGGCGACGGCGCGGGCGCCGGCTCGGCCGCGGCGACGGCGTCGCCCGCCCTGCGCCCCCCGCCGCGCCGGCCGACGGGGTGCGCCTGCGCCGGCAGACCCTCGAGCGCCGCCGCCACCTTGTCGGCCCCGGCCGCGGTCCCGACGACCAGATCGAAGCTGATCGTGCCGGGCGAGGCCTCGTCCGAGCTCGGCAGCGTCGAGATGACCTCGCCGATGCGCTTGAGCCGCTCGGTCAGCTCGCCCAGCTCGCGGTCGAACGTCTCGAAGGAGAAGCGCGCCTCGACGCGGTACAGGGCGTTGCCGGTGCGGACGTTCTCGAGCAGGCGGTGCTCCTCGTACTCGGTGAGCGTGCTGACGATGCGCCGGTCGAGGTCCACCCCGTCGAGCGCCGACGGCCCCTGCGGCCCCTCGGGCTTCTCCTCGAGGATCGTCCCGATGCGCCGCGTCACCGTCCGGGTGTCGATGCCCTCCTCCGTGCCGTTGCGACCGACGGAACCCACGAGCTTGGTGAGCGCCTCCACGCCGGCGAAGAGCGCGTCCACCGTCCCCTGGTGCAGCGGCACCTTGCCGAGCCGCACCTTGTCGAGGAGGTTCTCGAGGCTGTGCGAGAGCTCGGCGATGCCCGAGAGCCCGAGCATCCCCGAAAGCCCCTTGAGCGTGTGCATCGAGCGGAACACGTCGTTGACGGTGTCCGGCCGCGCCCCGCCCTCCTCGGCGGCGCGCTCGAGCTCGCCGAGCCGGTCGGCGAGGGCCTCGAGCAGCTCCTCCGCCTCGATGACGAACTCGCCGAACGAGGAGCGGTCGCGCTCGTCCGCGCTCACGGGCCTGCCTCCCGCCGGCGGCGCGCGAGCGCGACGCCGACAGCGCCGCGGAGCGTCTCGGCGTCGAAGGGTTTCACCACGTAGTCGACGGCGCCGAGCTCCAGCCCCCGCTTGCGGTCCCCGGCGCTGCTCTCGGTGGAGATGATGACCACGGGGATGTGGCGGTAGATCGGATTGGCGCGTACGAAGGAGATCAGCTCGAGCCCATTGATGTCGGGCATGTTGATGTCGCTCACGATGACGTCCACCGCGCGCGACGGCAGCACCCGCAGCGCCTCGAAGCCGCTCGAGGCCTCGATCACCTCGATGTCCTCCCAGCCGGCGAGGAACGAGGCGACCAGCGAGCGGGTCGTCGCCGAGTCGTCGACCACCAGGACCGTGGCGCTCAT from bacterium encodes:
- a CDS encoding response regulator → MSATVLVVDDSATTRSLVASFLAGWEDIEVIEASSGFEALRVLPSRAVDVIVSDINMPDINGLELISFVRANPIYRHIPVVIISTESSAGDRKRGLELGAVDYVVKPFDAETLRGAVGVALARRRREAGP
- a CDS encoding Hpt domain-containing protein, with the translated sequence MSADERDRSSFGEFVIEAEELLEALADRLGELERAAEEGGARPDTVNDVFRSMHTLKGLSGMLGLSGIAELSHSLENLLDKVRLGKVPLHQGTVDALFAGVEALTKLVGSVGRNGTEEGIDTRTVTRRIGTILEEKPEGPQGPSALDGVDLDRRIVSTLTEYEEHRLLENVRTGNALYRVEARFSFETFDRELGELTERLKRIGEVISTLPSSDEASPGTISFDLVVGTAAGADKVAAALEGLPAQAHPVGRRGGGRRAGDAVAAAEPAPAPSPA